The sequence below is a genomic window from Piliocolobus tephrosceles isolate RC106 chromosome 8, ASM277652v3, whole genome shotgun sequence.
TGTCTCAGTCTCACTGGGATCATGGCTCCTCCATGCTGCTAGCCCTCAGGTTCTGTGATGGTGCTTTCTATGAGTCAACTTGGTTAGGCCATGGTGCCCAAATAGGTGGTCAGTCATGATCCTGGCTGTTtgtgtgagggtgtttttggatgagattcacatttaaatctgtggactttgagtaaagcagattgtcctccataatgtgggtgggcttcATCCAACCAGCTGATGGCCCAAGTAGAACAAAAGACTGGCCTTCCCCGAGCAAGAGGGAATTCTGGCAGCAGCTGGtctttggacttgaactgcaaCATTGGCTTTTCCTGGTTCCACCCTTCAGAGTTTGGACTTACCAGCCTCCACAATTACACGAGCCAATTCCTTACAATAGATCTGGTTCTCTCAGTGTACACATTctgggttctgtttctctgaagaaccctgactaatagaGGTACCATATGTCTTCCTTCCACCCTGCCCACAACTTAGTACCATGCCTTTATTGTACACTCCTCCAATTATGTAACGCGAGCCCTGCAGTTTCCCATCGGCTCTGTATGCCTTCTGCAGGCCAGCACAACAGCTGCAAGCCTCCCTGGAGGCTGTCCGGGCACCCGCCTCTTGGAAGCTAGGCCCTGACGACCGCTGGGTGTTCCCTGCCTCTGTGGCATCCCCCATCTATTGGGCCCTGTGAATTCAGAATTGTTTGTTTACTTAAAGCCAGAACAACGTATTCCTGTCCTTCCCACTTTCAGGGTAAGAGGTCTGAACCTCTAGTGTAGCAGATTCATTTCTGTCTGGTTTGTGGCCGAGTCAGAGCCATTTCCTAATGCCAAAAACAGAGACTGAACTTTTCTCTGTCTGTGGGAGATTTTACAACTCAGTCCCATTTCAAAGAGAAGACCGAGGCCAGGAGTGTCTTACCCGGAGTTGCCTGGCGAGTCAGCAGCCAGGAAGCCAGGACCCCTCTGACAGTTTATGCTTTATGACCAGGTGCCCTTGTTCTCATTCATGGAGATTGATGACAATTTCTGCTCTTCTCCCAGTGACCCGCACAGTGATGCCAAATCTGCTATtctgctctgcctcctggggtctgAACTGCGTTCTCCAGCAGGAATGGGGGATGCATGAAGCTGCACCCACTGCCTGGCCTAGAGAGAGCCACTGGACCCCACTGACCACCAGGGGACAAGATGTGCATTCAGGCCACAACACCTGTGACTTAGGGGAGTGATTTTGGTCCTCAGAGTCAGTGAAGTGGGCACACAGGTGGGGAAACATGGGTCTGACACCTGCTGGAGGCCACACAGCAGCATGTGGCTGGCAGGGCTGAGAGTTGCACCCAGGGCTGGGCACTATCAATTGCCTTTGACAGACATGGGTTGGTCCCTAGAGGAAGCAGGGCCAGGGCAGCTGCAGCCCCAGCGGTCATAGCACTGGGGTTGGGGAAACCTCGTGTGTGTCAGTGTGACTAGGAGGTGGTGAAGAATGCACTCCCTTCTGCAGGCCCATAGGAGAAGCTCAAGGAGAGTCATACTTGGGAGGAGCCATGGGATGAAGCTGGAATGCTGGGGGTGGAGCCTGGAGAGCTTGGAGCCCTCATAAGACCTGACAGCCAGAAGAGGGCACATTTCAGGGACACCATGGAGGGTGGCTTCACTGGGGGTGATGAGTACCAGAAGCACTTCCTGCCCAGGGACTACTTGGCCACTTACTACAGCTTCGATGGCAGCCCCTCACCCGAGGCTGAGATACTGAGATACCTGGAATGTTTCCACAAGACCTTCAGCCCTGGTGAGCAGAGGATGACCCTTCCCCTCGAGCCTCTCTCCAAGGAATCTGGATAGGGATGGGAATAAGGTGTCCTGGGGGCCGTCTGGTCTCCTCTAGGGGTTTTTGGGGGCGGGCTGGGGGAGCTGCTGGGGCCCTGCCCCTCTCTTTGGGCAGCTATTATACTGGAAGTTGGGTCTGTCTCCCCACGGCTCAGGAGCTGTGTGCCAGCTGAGGGATCAGGACCTACAGGAAGAGCACAGCCCCGTGCAGTTCCCACATTGCTCTCCATTAGCCCCTAGGTCTTTGGGGTGGAGCAGAAAAGGCTTTCCAGGTCATCATCAAGTTCAGTCCTGACCTTGCACAGCCAGGCCTCTGGGGCCCCCAGAAGGCCAAGGGCAAACAGCGGGGTTGTAGTAGGTCGGGATCGCCTATGCCCAGAGTGTGCAGCCCAGATGTGTCTGTGATGAGGACCTGGAAAAGCCCTGCCCTGGGACAAGGATTGCTAGGTGGGGTCTCAACCCTGTTGCAAACCTGACAGCAAGGCGCTCAGGCCCCAAGGACTTCAATTGAGCCATCTGTGCAATTGATGGTGACTTCTGCCTATCTCCCGATGATCATTGCCCTCCCCACGGTGACCCCATGATTTGGTCACGTCTTCTAAACTCAAGCAGCCATGTCCTCACTTTGGGCACTTGACTGCGGAACAATAAGGGTGAGTCTCCTGGTGGTCTGGGGCGGGGTAAGAGGGGGTTAAAAGACTGCTGAGCCTGGAGGAGCAGGCCGGTGCGGGAGGCAGAAATGAGAGAATAGCTGGACTGGGTGTGACCAAGCTTGGAAGGCCAAGTGATGGCCCCACGCCAGGGCTCCAGACAGAATGTTGGAAGTCATGCTTCATTCCAGCTTCCAAGTGACCCTGGATTCACTCCTGGGGCCATCTTCCCAGATCATCTCCTCAGCCCCGGCTTCCTATTCCTGCATGCTTACCCCTCCCCTCTCCAAGGAACAAGGAACCCATCCAGGAAGGGCTGGACTTCCAGGGGAGGCTCCCAGCTCCCAGTCAGCCTGAAACTTAaagagccactgcccccagcatGTCCGCTGTGAACCCTCCAGCCCGAATCTTCCCCAGAGCAGGGCTTGGGCCTCTGTTCTCTGTCCCAGGAATATTATACTCTTGGCTTATGTTCTTGACGGAAAGATATTGGGCTAATTGTTTAACCTTTTTCGggctcagttttctaatctgtgaaatgaaaatagcGATAGTAGTCAGTACACAGGGTAGTTCTGAGGTGTAAATGGAaattaatgcatataaaatatttggcatGAGGCTTGGCTTACAGGGAGCTGCCAATCCGTGATAACCACCATGCTTGGTGCTGTTTGCCCCTTGGGTAAGACCAGGGTGTGTGTCCTCATCCCTGTGTCTGCCTTGGGTCTCGTTTCTTTTACCCGTCCGTTACCAGTCTTTCCCTCCCACAGGAGGCCTTCAAGGGGACACGCTGATTGACATTGGCTCAGGCCCTACCATCTACCAAGTTCTCGCTGCCTGTGAGTCCTTCTGAGACATCACTCTCTCCGACTTTACCAACCACAACCGGGAGGAGCTGGAAGAGTGGCTGAAGAAGGAGCCGGGGGCCTATGACTGGACCCCGGTGGTGAAATTCGCCTGTGAGCTGGAAGGAAACAGGTGGGGGTGCAGAGGTTATGGAGGGGGTTCCCAGTCAACCTTCTTTCTCAGAAGTCTCCCTGGCCTCTTGGTTGTCTCTGGCATTTTCAGGACAGTAGGCCTATAGGTACAGGACCAGATGTCCTATGGTGGGGACAGAGTAGATGGGGCCCCAAATTTCAGGATTACAGCAGTTTTAGGGGGAAGTATCTGATCACAGGACTATGTTGAGGTGTGATATAATCAAGTATGAACACTGAAAACCAGATGATAGaaactttccttccttcttctcttccttccttacCTCCTTACCCTCATCTatatatctacctatctatcttcTATGTATCTaactatctatccatccatccacccagtgGTCCATCcttgcatccatccatccatccatccatccatccatccatccatccatccatccgtattcatgcatccacccacccatccatatccatccatccatccacccatccatccattcacccatccattcatccatccagccagccattcacccatccatccatctatccatctgtccattcatccatccatcaatattcatccatccacccagccatccattcatccatccatatccatccatctatccatccatccattcatatccatccatccatccatccacccatccatccatccatccacatacatctgcccatccatccatccacccatccatccatctatccatgtccctccatgttcatccatccacccatccatccatccatctttccttcttccctctatTGTCTGTACCTGTGTGACTATATAATGCATAACGACGTGTATCCACCACCCAACCTGAGTACTCGGATATAATAAAGACTTACCTGTGCTTCTCTGTGACTCCTTGCCTCTGCCTTTCCCAACCCGACGTAATCACTAATATGAATTTTATGCTTATCATTCcctttttcaaaacattttttcttgcATACTTACGTATGTCTAAATAATCTATAATTTAGTTTTAGTCACCTTTGAGCTTTAGATCAGAGTAATTTGCTTTGTGTCATTTGGGATTTGCTTTTCATcactcaaaattaattttttatgataGCTGTATTCATACATTATCTGTAgtaaattcattaattcatccatccatccatccatccatccatccatccatccatccatccaataaTGTGTGTTAGCTGCCCCATCTGTGCTTGGGGTGGCCTTGTCCCTCCTGGGGATTAAGGGAAGGGGGCTCACATGGAATCAGAGAGAGAAATGTTCCTATAATTTTTCTGGCCCATTCTCCCTAACCATttttctttggggaaactgaggctcagattgAATACGGGCCTGTTGACAGGTCACACAGGGACTCAGGGATAGCAATCCTTTGGGGATCCAGAGATAATCTCCATCTGCTGGTCACAGTGGACTGAGAGTTCCCTTCAGAACCTCGAAGTGCCTCCTTgactccctctctttctctgcagCGGCCgttgggagaaggaggaggagaagctgcGGGCAGCAGTGAAGCGGGTGCTCAAGTGTGATGTCCACCTGGGCAACCCGCTGGCCCCTGCTGTGTTGCCCCCCACCGACTGCGTGCTCACCCTGCTGGCCATGGAGTGTGCCTGCTGTAGCCTTGATGCCTACCGCACTGCACTGTGCAACCTTGCCTCACTGCTCAAGCCGTGTGGCCACCTGGTGACCACGGTCACGCTTCAGGTCTCATCCTACATGGTGGGGAAGCGTGAATTTTCCTGCGTGGCcctggagaaggaggaggtggagcAGGCTATCCTGGATGCTGGCTTTGACATCGAACAGCTCCTACAGAATCCCCAGAGCTACTCTGTCACCAGTGCTACCAGCTCTGGGGTCTGCTTCATTGTGGCTCGCAAGAAGCCTGGGCCCTGAGCCTGGAGGGCCAGCCAGAGGTCTGGTCAGGCTGTGAGGCCTTGGCCATCTGTATGCTAGAGAGGGGTGAGGAATGGATACTGTCTAACAGCCTCtgatttcaatactaacatttcATCTTCTGAAACTCTGAGATTCTAACATCCTTGTTTTAGAATTCTAAGTTTCCAACATTCCTCATTCTAGGACCCTAGGAgtggaattttccattttctaGTCTACTAAGCCTTACAACTATCTTAGATGCGATATGACTCCTGTGTGACTGTGGAGCACCCAGGGACATGGTTTCAGAGTCTACCTAATATGTTAAGAACAAGGAAACCTCTGGACAGTGGTATATTGGGGAATGTTTCATAACCAGCTCTGTAAAGGAAAAGCACTGATGTATAGCTGATGTGTTACcagtttctgtggtgtaaatactcccaccatgatGGATTTCAAGCTACCAGTGGTTTAATAACCAGTTCATAAATCTCCTAAACATTTTACAGTTGACTCTCATGAGCTGATTGGAGTCAGCTGGAACATACCACTGCCTCTAGACTAAGGTCAGCAGATTTGACAAATATAGACTGCCCCAGTTCACtgaattttagataaatgaaataaatttttaaggtTAAGTATGTCCCCAGAATTGCATGGAACATGCTTCTCCTAAACAATGATTTGTTGTtcacctgaaattcaaatttagctgggtgtCCTGTATTTCATTTGGCAACCCTACTTCAGACCCAAGTGTAAGGTACATGCatgtgctttggtcaaggaatACACCAAGGCAGATATCCATGCCTGCATGACTCAGCGGGTTTGGTGCACAGATGTTATAACCTGTTGTTATATATAACCTTGTTATATAACCTGTTTGTGTAAGTTCATACTTGGTCCGAGCCACTGTTGTCTCTAAAAGGTAATTGTCCTGCTAATGCTGTGCAGGGGCTCTTGGGGTTCGGCTCAGCTCAACATGACTTGACATAGTGGGCGCGCTGGcatccagagaaagagagagagccaaaGCTGTCCATCTTGCAGATGGACAGGAAGGAGCTAGGACACAGTTCGGCTAGCTCATGCCCAGAGTGAGAgagagttaagctgctgaccctgaaggcaagGGAGAGCAGGCTGCACAGCTCTGTGTGGGAGCCGCGGGCTCAAGCAGCCGAGACAGGGCGGACAGTGTGAGAGAGCTAGTGTGAGTAAACTGTTGATGAGAGCTGTTGCTGAATAAAACCATATTCACCTGCCTATGGGCCCCGAGTGTTCTTTCTGTCCATGTACCCACTCCCCTCAGACGTCAGCATGGGCTGGACCTGGACCCCAGGTAAGAAGTAAGAAGAGGAACAGCCCAGGGATCAAGGGTATTCCTCGTACATAAGGTGCTTTTGTGCCAATTAGGAAGAGGTGCTCCTGCAGATGGACACATTGCAGAAAGGAGTGTTCAGCTGATTAACTGAGAAAAGCTGTTCCATCTCCCTGTGGAAGGGCTATAAGAACAAGGTGCCTCTTCTGGGTAGACCAATTAGAGAAAGGTGTCTCTTCCTTAAGGCTGATTGGGTCACACTACTGAGCACCTGTCAGCCTCCCTTTTTCCCTCAACCCCAATCTGTGCCTTTGTGTGGGTACACCCTGGGCACAGCAACCTTGGTAAGAGCCAGGAGACCTGGGATCTACTCTCAGCCCTGTCACTAATTGtttcacttctctgggcctcatattcctatccatgagattTAATCTAACAATCTACAGGAATATCCTAAGAACAGCAGGAAGTCATTGATGTgaaagtgctttttctttttttttttttttgagacggagtcttgctctgtcgcccgggctggagtgcagtggtgtgatctcggctcactgcaagctccacctcccaggttcaggccattctcctgcctcagcctcccgagtagctgggactacaggtgcccgccaccacgcctggctaattttttgtagttttagtagagacggggtttcaccgtgttagccaggatggtgaaaatgttttatttaaggtgtagtttcactcttgctgcccaggctggcgtgcaatggtgcgatctcagctcactgtaagctccacctgctgggttcaagcgattctcctgcctcagccttttgagtagctgggattacaggcatgtaccagcatgctcagcaaatttttgtactttaaaaagtaaaaggttTTGCACAAATTGACCCATTGATGTTATTCCCCGAGAGGGTCAGGACTGAGACGGTCTTtcaaaattacccagtctaatctccaggttttttgtttgtttgtttgttttgagacagagtcgcactctgttgtccaggctggagtgtagtggtgcaatctcagctcactgcaacttcagcctcccatgttcaagagattctcttgctgtagcctcccaagtcactgggactacaggtatgcaccaacacacttggctaatttttttatttttagtacagacagggtttcaccatgttggtcaggctggtcttgaacctctgacctcaagtgatccgccctcctcggccttccaaagtgctgggattacaggcgtgagccaccacgcccagccaaatctCCATTTTTTATAGTCAGGGACAAAGAGGTCCCAAGAGGGAAAGCGACTTGTCCAGAGACACACAGCAAGCTGGTGACAGAGCTGGAGTGAGAACTCAGGTGTTCTGACTCCTTGTTCACCCAGTGCACCCTCATTCCACCAAGTCTCCCCACCCGGCTTGGAAGGGCAGAGGGCCCTGCTTCCCTTTGGCTCTTTTTTAGGATAGACTAGTTTCTGTGATAACATCTCTGCCAGCATTCTTTCACTTCCCCGCTCATGCGTTACCCTAGACAGCGTGTGGACCCCAGCTTTTCTCTCAGTACAGACCCCTCTGGCCTTGTCTGGAGAGGCATTGAATAtgggtagttttatttttatttttaattttttgagactgagtttcgctcttgttgcccaggctggggtacaatggcatgttcttggctcattgcaacctctgcctcccaggttcaggtgattctcctgcctcagcctcctgagcagctggaattacaagtgtccaccaccatgcccggctaatttttgtatttttagtagacacagggtttcaccatgttggccaggctggtctcatactcctgacatcaggtgatttgcctgccttggcctcccaaagtgctgcgattacaggcatgagccaccgcgcctagccaaaTATGGGTAGTTTTAGACACGCTCATGGCAGAATGATCAACAAGTGGAAGAAGTGGGAGGCCCAGCTGATGTGGATCCCTGAGAGTCCATGTCCACAAACACGGGAAGAATAGTGGCTAAAATAGGTCTTGTAGGGAATTTTAAAGACAGATGAACTGTTTGCTGAGGCAGTCAAAAAGGGGCTGGCTTCTGCCAGGTGGCAGCCAGGCAATGCCCAGGAGTTGAGATTGCCAAGGAAAGGAGGCTACAAATGCCCCCTCCTTGTGATGTCAGGACCTCCCTTAGCGAGCGATCTGGCCAAGACATGGGAAAAGACACAGGATCCAGATCCGGGGCTCTGCTCCTTGGATGGCTCAGTGCAGAAAGTCAGCTGGCTGCCTGGAAGTAGAGAGTGGGCAAGGGTGTGAGGGAATCTTTGGGGGCTATGGAAGCTGTTCAAGCTTGTGAAACAGGGCCAGGATGGACTCAGTGACTATGCTGTGCTCCTGTGATTTGTCCGTAAGTACTCTCTAGATGCTctaataatacattttgttttactcTATCCAGTGGGCAGAACCTGTGATATGCTGTCAAGACTATAGGGGAAGGAGTCTTTAGAGAAGAAAACCCCATTGTGACTAAAGGAAAGAACCTTCTGTTTGGGGCAGGGAGGGGTACTTGCAAGCCATGACCATCCATCCACATAACTGGTTCATCATGCAGCACTGAAATTCTGTACCTGTTAGACAGTAACTCCTGGTCTCCCTTCCCCTCGCCCCCAGCAACTGCCATTCTACTTTGTCTTTATGAATGTGACTACcctaagtacctcatataagtggaatcatatagtatttgtccatttgtgactggcttatttcacttagtgtaatgtcttcaggttcatccatgttgcactgtgtcaggatttccttccttttcaaggttTTGAGTAATATACCAtcgtatggatatgccacattttgtttatccattcatccactgatggatgcTTGGTTGTGTTCGTGTTtgggctgttgtgaataatgctgttatgaggCCAGCCACATGTAAAACATGTAAAACTCACTGAATTCTCCCAATAGCTCATGTGGacagtattattttgaaattccattttacacatgaggaaactgaggcacagacttTCTCAAAGTAGCTATTAAGTAGAGAGCTGGGCTTATGAACCCAAGCACTGACATTCCAGAGCCTGAGCTTAACCTGGACCCCACAATGTCATCTCACAGGGGTGCCAGAAGAACATCTAACTGGGCTTGGGAGAAGTCTAGGAAGACTTCATGGAGGTGATCTGTGAGCTGAGACTTAAGAGCGAGTAGTTCACTGACGGCTGATGGAGAGAAGAAGGGCTAGCCATTCCCAGCAGAAGGAAAACCTTTGTGTTGTGGCTAATTACACAAAAACCCATCTCCATTTCTAAGTCATGGCCCCTGTGGTCCCAAAGTAACATGAATATGAAAACAGAAGACACAGGAGATTTATTATCTATGGGGTACCCCCCATTTCCTACCTATCCCCCTCTACCACATCATAGGAATCAAGTATCAAGGCCACGCCAGACTTGGAGAGATGCCAGCAGAAGCATTTCATAGACTCAAAAGGATATACATTTCCCAGTCTCTTCCTGACCTATTTCTAACCCCCGCGTCCTTATGGGGGTGGAGCTGGAGTTTGAAGGGACtgtgggggaggtggggaagagGAGGATGAAACCCCCACAGCTCTTTTGACCTCTGCCTGTAAGTTCAGCCTATCTTATCCTAACGCACTCTTGGCTCGTTGCTGAGAAATGCTGCTTATCTTGCAACTCCATTTAATCTCAAAAACcctgcatttattctttttcctagAACTCAGAAAAAACCCAAGCTCAGGGAACATGGTTGTTTACCAGAGGCATTTTAACTGCTTATCtagaaaggaaaggaacaaaAGTTGGCCATTCTGGTCATCTCAGCTTTGGCAGCACAGAGGTCATGGAGAAGTTTTCCTAGGCAACTGCCTCTACTTATGAGTAAAGCTATAAAGACATACAGTTGTGTATAAGCACAGAAGTGAGACAGGCCCAGGCTCGTGTGGAGATCAAAGACTGCAAGACTTGAGCTCTGAGATCCTGCACATGTGGGCATGTTATATGTGCAATAAGTGTGTGGGGTGTCATGAATTGAGATCTTAATAAAAAGAACCAGAGGTGTAGAAACATGTCATCTTGAAACAGAAGAACGCTAGTGTTCCAGAGATTGTTAGTTGTTCTCCCGTGCCCAGTATGCCCCTTAACTTCTTCATAGTAATAGATTTGTTTTTAGCTGGGCTCCATTTAGCTGGGCAAGGCTGCCTTAAACCAAGACTACATTTCCTAGTCCCCTTTGTAGCTTTGTGTGGCCAAGTGAGTGAGTTCTGACCAAAGGGATTTGAGCAGAAGTGTCTTATCAACTTCGGAAGCCTTCCTTAAGATGTGATAAACCTGAACTCTGCTATTTATTCTTCATCCTTTACTCTGTCCTGTGATCTGCAATGTGGCTGCTGGCATCTTGgtctaggaggtcaaggccacaCATGGCGGAGAAACAAGACAGAGGGAAACGGGAACCTAACGATGTGAAGCACTCAGAAGCCCTGGGTTTTTATGTGAGAGATAAATAGACTTTCATCTTGTTTAAGTCACTGATATTGTTGTTACCCTTATTATTAGTGTGGCAGAAATGCCAGGGAAGTGGTGGTGTGTCTCTTTCAGTGCATAAGGAGGTGTATAGTCCTGTGGCTAGGGACTataactttgatcacttggttaatgGGTTGGCCAACGTCTCCATCATAAGGTGAACATTTTCCCGTTTGTAATTAAGCAGTATCTTATGGAGAGATTCTTTGAGACTACATAAATATCCTATATCCACcagttttagcatccattgatgattATTGTCTGAatgaattattatc
It includes:
- the INMT gene encoding LOW QUALITY PROTEIN: indolethylamine N-methyltransferase (The sequence of the model RefSeq protein was modified relative to this genomic sequence to represent the inferred CDS: substituted 1 base at 1 genomic stop codon) — translated: MEGGFTGGDEYQKHFLPRDYLATYYSFDGSPSPEAEILRYLECFHKTFSPGGLQGDTLIDIGSGPTIYQVLAACESFXDITLSDFTNHNREELEEWLKKEPGAYDWTPVVKFACELEGNSGRWEKEEEKLRAAVKRVLKCDVHLGNPLAPAVLPPTDCVLTLLAMECACCSLDAYRTALCNLASLLKPCGHLVTTVTLQVSSYMVGKREFSCVALEKEEVEQAILDAGFDIEQLLQNPQSYSVTSATSSGVCFIVARKKPGP